In one window of Kovacikia minuta CCNUW1 DNA:
- a CDS encoding restriction endonuclease subunit S, with translation MPNCGQRIIEKQQYGQAKPGLNLTQIGNFEILDPDINFQHHFAAIVEKVEGIKSRYQESLADLETLYGALSQKAFKGELDLSRVPLSSESTEVMEEENHDTSEQQQTTNTSNLPAPSDLAALKSAEGRNAILDQWLAIWHEQLNNEPIPVQLFMEAAQQRLWEIADDGAQQRLWELTEDDTLELGAAEYDYVRAWIFESLGRGRLAQTYDDDKNRVQLKAVSNR, from the coding sequence ATGCCAAATTGTGGTCAGCGTATAATTGAAAAACAACAATATGGGCAGGCAAAACCGGGTTTAAATCTTACTCAAATTGGAAATTTTGAGATCCTTGACCCAGACATCAACTTCCAACATCACTTCGCTGCTATCGTCGAGAAGGTTGAAGGCATCAAATCCCGCTATCAAGAAAGCCTTGCCGATCTGGAAACTCTTTATGGTGCACTGAGCCAAAAAGCCTTCAAAGGTGAACTGGATCTATCGCGGGTTCCGTTAAGCTCGGAAAGCACGGAAGTAATGGAAGAAGAAAATCACGATACAAGCGAGCAGCAACAAACGACGAATACGTCGAATCTGCCTGCACCATCAGACCTTGCGGCATTAAAATCAGCCGAGGGGCGCAATGCCATACTCGACCAATGGTTGGCAATTTGGCATGAGCAACTGAATAACGAGCCTATCCCCGTCCAGCTATTCATGGAAGCAGCTCAGCAACGCCTGTGGGAAATAGCTGATGACGGTGCCCAGCAGCGCTTATGGGAACTGACAGAGGACGATACTCTAGAATTGGGTGCAGCAGAGTACGATTACGTCCGAGCATGGATATTTGAGTCGTTGGGTAGGGGGCGCTTGGCACAAACCTACGATGACGACAAGAATCGCGTTCAACTGAAGGCGGTGAGCAACCGATGA